CCAGGAACTTTCGAAGCCGTGATTGCTGGAGATGGTGGGCGAGGTCATGAGGGATGGTGCATCCTGGTAGATGGCGAGCGAGGATTGAAAGCAGCAGGAAAGCTATAGGTTGAGTTAAACCGAGCAGGTACATGTTGCATTGGCATGAGAAAAAGACAACCACATGATGTTATGGCTGGCTTTACATCTCTGCAAGTTGTCGATATCTGTCACTACCTAACGTAAAAGATATCTACACTAGTGTACCACACCTGGGCTATCGTGATCAGATCAATTGCTAATAATAGATCAAAACAGCTCGGTAAAATCGAAAAAAACCCATGTAAATAAACAAGCGAGATGTCTTTTTCGTTAAAATCTGTACTTGTTGTCAAATTGTCTGGGGGTAATACTAATATTAAGAGAATCCATGTTTGGGTCTCTGGGGTTGGCTGACCCACCAAAGTAAACAAACGCGCCATGTCCCGCCCTTCGACCGCTTCTTTTGCCTGTTCAATCAATTCCGTCGCAGCAAGCGAGCATCTCGAATTCCTTCCACACAACAACCTCCCACCGCCATTAATTATACCACAAGGTAAAAGGTAGGATACCTGTTGGTACGACGCGTGGACTTGCATTTGTTAAGCGGCATTCGAATCCTGTCATGAGCGCAATTACTTTTTGATTTCCATCTATttattctcttctctttaGTCTGCTTCATTGCGACTTTGTGCTTGTTTCTCCAACTTGACCTTTTGCCGACGCATCGCGTCTTGATTAAAGAGTTACTACCCTTGACCGCGCTTTCACGCGCAGCCTACCTACAACCATGTCTTTCGACGATATTACCGACCAATTCATTACATACGAGAGTCGATTGGCTTCTTTTCAGAAAAACTCCAAAAAGCGAGGATCTGCAGCGAGTGGACGGGGCATTAAAGCTCTCAACTGGCCTCACAAGACCATTACACCCGATAGCGTATGTTGATTACCTGCCCTGATACCAACAATGGCTGACAGTCCCGTAGCTTGCTCGCGCTGGACTCTTCTTCAACCCAACACCACAGAACCCCGATAATGCGCAATGTTTCCTGTGTCACAAGGGCCTTGACGGCTGGGAAGCCAACGACGACCCCCTTGTCGAGCATCTGACGCATGCTCCCGAATGCGGCTGGGCAGTTGTCGCTGCGATCGAATCCAACGTGGGAGATTTTGCGCAACAAGCCCCAGACCAGCCGTACATGAAGGAAGCTCGAAAAGCAACGTTTGCTGGCAGATGGCCCCACGATACTAAAAAGGGATGGAAATGTAAAACCAAGCAGCTGGTCGACGCCGGTTGGAAGTACACGCCAACTGAAGAGTCGGATGATATGGCTACCTGCACCTACTGCCAACTCGCTCTCGACGGTTGGGAACCCACCGACAAGCCTCTGTGAGTATCGCAACTCGCCTTGACCTACGGCAACCACTAACACAGCGCAGCGACGAGCACTACAGCCGATCTCCTAATTGTCCATTCTTCATTCTACTACAAGCCAAGAAATCGAGCAAAACCAAAGCTGCGCGCGCATCTAAAGCGTCGCGTTTATCTGTCCAATCCGTTGCGACCGTTGCTTCAGAAGCCCCTTCAATGAATGAGTCAACAGCTGCTATAGATGATAGCGTTATGACAACGAGCTCCACTGCAACAGGCGGAAAGAAGACAAAAGCACGTAAAGCGACAGCCAAGGGACGAAAAACAAAGGCAAAAAAGGAAGCATCAATCGAGGATGCCGATGCGTCGCTGCAAGATGAAGAGCCATCTAAGCTTTCCCGAGGGAGGAAGCGGGACAGCTCAGCGGTGGAAGATGTCAGCATGGCCGTTTCAGATGCTCCACCAGGCAAGAAGCGCGCGATGCGTGCTGTCAACGAGTCTACAGTAGTACAAGATGAAGACTCAGATATGGCCGAAGTTTCTGCTCCTAAGAAGAGCAGTAAAAAGAAGACGACCCGAAAGCCTGCAGCTAAATCGTCACATGATGTCTCTACAGCGTCTGTCACGGAAGAGGTGGCACCAGCAGGCTACGAAGCAACCCCCGGAACGTTCccagacgatgatgaaatCGAACGACAGCTGGAAGCTGACCTGGAGAACCAACTTACTGAAGATGAGGAGTTGACGTTTGATTCTGATTCTGAGAGACgccagaagaaagagaagacgTCAAAGACGTCACTGGCCAGGACTGAGCAGCAGGAGTATTCACGCGACTATGCTATGCTAAATCCTGAACCTATTGAGCCGGATGAGGACGAAATCGATGATGATCTCAAGGCTCTACAAGCTGAGATGGAAGTGAGCAACACCGAACCAGACCCAAAACACGAGCCGCAACCAGAGTCAGACGCAGAACCTGAAGCTGGGCCTCAAGAGCTGCAGATTCCAAAGAAGGGCCGAAAAGCCGACACCAAAAAAGCATCTAAACAGACAAAGCCGAAGAAAACAAAAGCTGCGCTAGAGGtggacgaggaagatgatgcTGAAACAGAGGCACAAGCACACGAAGACAGTGTTGCCAGCACTGATACTGTTGTCAAGAAGTCAGCAGCAGCTCGCTCAAGCACTGCCAAGCGAGGTCGAGGACGTCCTTCTAAAGCATCTCTCGCCTCTCGTGCTTCTGCAAACGAAATCGAGCTGGTAGAAGCCCCAACAGAAACCACCACTCAAGCCGCCGAAGAGCCACCCGTGAAGCGAGGCCGTGGTAGACCTTCCAAAGTGTCATTGGCATCCCGACCTTCTGTTGGTGCAGATGAGAGTCGATTGAGTGACGCGCCCCCTAAACGTGGTCGTGGTCGTCCGTCAAAGAAGTCGCTGGAGGCTCGAAAGTCACTGGAAGCCGCGGCTAGCCAAGAGCCAACCCAACCATTTAGCCAGCCCGTGGAAGATCGCATGCAGGAAGATGTCGAGATTTATGCTTCCGAAGAGCCTGTTCGTCGTGCTGCATCTGTGGAGTCAGCACAACAATCGCCTATGCCATCATCCCCGCCGCCCAGCGCAGCTCATCCGGCTAACCCGCCTTCTACCCCTGGAAGAGTCATTTCCCCTGCCCCTTCAGCCCGACAAGCAGCTATCTCCCCTTCTCAATCGCCTCAGGCCTCGGATGCCGAGAACgaaccaccatcatcaagacCCACGTCCGGTGCCAACCCCAAGAGAGTGGCATTGGCGCCTGTCATCACTACACCTACCCGTACATCGCCTTCTAAGCTCTCGCCATCCAAACGCAACGTAATCGCAGGACTTCGTAGCACTGCCCCATGGACGGAGTTGGATCTGGATACCGTTTTTGGAACACCACTCAAGGACTCAGATAAGGAGAATGGCCTGGAAAGGTATCTTAAGCAGGGCCAGACCTTAACATCACCGGAGAAGCAGATGACAGTGCAGGAGTGGATCTACCACAACGCTTCAGAGGCTGAGAAGCAGCTGAAGCACGAATGTGAGGCCATAGTCAACCGGTTCGAAAGCGAAGGCTCAAGGGCCATGCACGTACTGGAAGGATTGGTTGTGGAATGAGACATGACTTTCTGGAGAACTGAATGATGGGATGGCGGGGAAACAGGCTGGATACATACAGACTCTGCTTTTGATGACACGAGATGTGATGTTCATGAACAAGCTCAGGAATGACGGCGTTGGTAATGATGAATTTTTTTAAATACTGCTTGTTGCTATTAACGAATGAAAGACAAGAAAGACCTTTGTTTTTTGAGCATTGCAAGCTTCCCTCAATGTCATATCTCATGATCAATTCTGAATTCAGTCGCCAGTGTCGTCACATTTCTAGAGACGGACGCCGTTCGCCAGGAACCATTTTCAGAGGACCTACGTCAAAGCTATCGACGATCTAATCAAGATTAGGACAACACTTTGACCTAACCAATAAGATTTGTTGATCTCTGCATTCCAAATGTCCCCAAATCGAAGCTATTCCCAACCAAACTAGCTCACGTTCTAGAGCAAATCTGTGGAGATCACTTGTCTAAGACGCCACGAGGCGTTCTGTGTCCCTTGCATTCCATACCAGAGGGCTCTGAACCCTTAAGTGTCCCTCCATTGCTGAATCCGTCTCAAATGGCGGGCATGGCGATAGGGCTTTGGGAATTGTAAAGATGCAAATGTTCACGATAGACCAGCTCTGGGATTCTGGACCAGTGGGCTTGACAGATAAATAGCCACGATGGGAATGTTTTTTGGAACGTAAATTTGAAACAATTCTGAACATTTTTGCCTTCAGACTTATCTTGTCTTGAGTCACAAGCGACAAGATTACATCTATTATTCAACTTAAACTACAGGAAAGCGTTTCACAATGCTTGGACTCTCTTTCTTCAATGTCCCTGTCCCCAGTGTCTGGGTGATTTTCCCCCGTCGACGATCGACTGTCGATGCAGAGGTTGCATACCTCGAGACTCTCGAAGCCGGCAACTTGGATGAACCACTTTACATACGACGCAAAGAGCTTGGACTGAGTGATtggtaaagaaaaagagaaagaacaGACGAAAAAACGAAGAAGATAGTAAGCCATGTAACCACCCGAGATGCTGGTCTCTATTGACAAGGCTCAGTCAAAGACATATCTTCCCGGTGCGCCTGGTAGCTGCATCGAATATTGCATGATTACAAATGAACTCACGATGATTTGAAAATGCTTCTTCTATCTTGTTGTATCACAATACTGCGGGCAATTGCACTATATCTAGGTACTGTATTATACCAAACCATCACAATACTCAAAACAGACCAAAAATTGCAGAGCTCGACTCGCCAAAACGGCGGCGATAAATACAAAAATCAATTTTCAACCGCATGCTACTTGGTTGTTCTTTTCTCCCTATCGCATTAAAACTGGCCCCCTATGGCCGTCAATCCTTGCTTTCAAAATATCCAATCTCCTCGCTCCCATGGTATATGTATGTCAAAGAATGTCTGGTATCCCAATGCTAGGTAATTCTATATGCCTTCCGTCATGCGCCAAAAGAGTGTCGTGGCAAAAAGCCAAATAACCAAGTCTGTAAAACCATCCTTCATCCAAAATTTGTATGTGCATTGAGTATCCATGAAGCGTAAACATAAACATGCTGTCGTTGCCGTTTAGACATTATCGTAATGAGTGTCGTGAAAGGTGAAATAAAGGGTGGTTGGGTTTGAAGTTTAAATGAGGATCACTAGCATCGACAGAAGAGCGATGAAAGTGGCAAGGCTGGCAGTCAATCGGGAAGCCGAAGCCTCAACAGTTGAGGGTGCTGCGGTCTCGTCTGACGTAGAGGTTGAAGTGCGTGTCTCGAGTCGTGACCTGGTCTCACTCTCGCTCTCGCTCTCACCTGAAGTGGTAGCAGTAGCGGCACCTGAATCGTCTGTTTCTGTGGCTTCCGTTGCACCGGCTCCCGATTCTGTCTCAGTCTCGGTAGCAGCAGTCTTATCAGAGCGTGTGGCTTTGATTGTGGTCTCAGCGGCAGCTCCAGAACCGCCAGTCTCTGTAGCAGTTTCCGAACCATCTGTCTCGGTTGCGGCGTCACCAGTCTCAGTAGCAGCCTCTGAATCGGTCTTGGAAGAGTCTGTCTCGACACCCTTGGTCTGAGCAGTTCTTGAACCTGTTTCTGTGATGATAGAAACGACATCAGTCTCAGAAGAGTCCTTAAGAGATGATGTAACAGTCACGATGACTTTCTTAGTAGTAAAAGGCAAAGTGGTGGACTCACCAGCTGCAGAGTTTTCAGACCCGTCGGTTGATGTCTCCTCAGCTGCTGTTTCGGTCTCTGTCGCTTCGGGTCTTTCAGTCGTATCGGCACTCTGTTCGGCAGCTTCCACAGATGTAGTTGGCTGCAATGCATCTGAAGATGATCCTACTGCCGTCAAAGTAGGCTCTGAGTCTTGTGTGGAATCAGCTGCTGTAGATACAGACTCGGGGTCGTCCGTGACAATAGGGATATTGGAAGTAGGTTCAGGCTGATCTGTAGTCTTGTCTTCCTGCACAGAAGTAGGCTCGGGGGTGTCATCGGTCGACTGAGGCTCGGCGGCATTGCTCGACTCGGGCTCAGATTCCTCTGAGGTTGTGATGGCGGCAAACCCGCCCGAGGTAGCCTCGACCTGACTCTCCGTCTCCACGTCTGGAGTTTCAGTGACCTGAGACTCGGGACCAGGCGCGGCTGTCGTGGCACTTGTAGTATCTTTACCGTCACAGAACTCGGTGAACTGTTGGAACTGAGGCACGACGTAGTCTCGCTCAGTTTGCTTGGTCTCCTCAGTGTTATCGCCAATGCACTGTCGGCACAAGCCGTAGCTGTTACGGAACGATGAACCATCGTCGCAAAGCCTATCCGATTTTCCAAATCTTTGGGCAATTCTGTACGCGCCGTTACAGTCGTCGTAGCAAATGGCCGGAGTAACGTCTCTCGTCTTCAGCATATGTAGTCCACGTCGCTGGTTGCTGCTAGGGGCGTAATCGTAATTCTCTGCTACCGAGGTAGTAGCATCGGGCCAGTCACTCAAGGTTGTCTGGGAGGCCCAGTTACCCGTTGTGAAGGTCTTGAGCTCACTGCTAACAATCTTTTCGTAGACTTGCTTCTCGAAAATGTCGTAAGAAAGGCCGAAAGCCTCGGGGTTCAGATCAAAGTACCCGGAAGCTCGGGGATAGTACTCAGTCTCATTCTTACGCCATTGGGGCTTCCTCAGTTTAGGAGCCTTGACACAGTACTGGGGCTCACATAGATAGTCCTCAGAAGGTGGCTCGGCCCAAAAGTTACACCACGATGGCTTGGGAGGGTTACAGACGTATCCAGGCTCACAGCCAAACGTGAGGTCTGATTTGGGGTCAAGGGGTGCAGATCTGCCTGTAGGCTTAGGGCACAGGGTAATGCGCCCGGGAGTTGCAGTAACGGTGGTCGGAGGAAGCTGCACGGTCTGACCAATTACCAATGTGGTGGTGTATACAGTTGTTGGGCCTGGGACCACTGTCACAATAGTCTCTCCGTCCTCTGTGCGAGTCACCGTTTCTGCTGGAAGACGCTCAGTAACGATGGACTCGACTGTGACGGTGGCCTGGTCACCGGGTACAGTCACCACGGTACGCTCTCCAGGAACCGTAACGGTTCGCTCTTCACCAGATACCGTCACAACGGATTCCTGACCTGGAAGAGTAACAGTTCTCAGGATAGTCCTGTCCTCGCCTGGCTGTATGACAGTTCTGTGGATGGTCACAGTCTCATCTTCTCCAGTCTCAGTGACTGTAATTCTGGTTCCAGGGATAGTTACAGTACCAGTAACTGTTAGACCAGGCTCAGTAATGGTCGTTCCAGCTTCTGTAACAGTGCTACCAGGTCTGGTAATCGTCACTTCAGGAAGAGTGATAGTGGTCCCAGCTTCAGTCACGATGCTGCCGGACTCTGTAACAGTCTTCTCGGGTAGAGTCACGGTTATTCCAGCCTCCGTGATAGTCAATTGAGGGAGCGTTACAGTGGTCCCAGGCTCAGTGATAGTAGTTCCAGCCTCGGTAATTGTGGGACCGGGAACCGTGACTGTTTCTCCGTCTTCGGTAACTGTAGGACCAGGTACTGTGACTGTGTCTCCATCTGTGGTAACTGTGACAGGAGGTAGAGTGACTGTATATCCATCTCTGGTGACTGTAGGACCAGGTGCTGTAACTGTATCTCCAGCCTCAGTGACCGTAGGACCGGGTACTGTGATTGTGTCTCCGTCTTCTGTAACTGTAGGACCGGATACTGTGACCGTTACTCCATCTTCGGTAATTGTAGGGCCAGGTACCGTAATTGTATCTCCATCTGCAGTAACTGTGACAGGAGGTTGAGTCTGCACCACTGTTGTGCCCTCAATTACGGTTTTAGTTACCGTCTCGGTCACTGTTGCCGCAGTTTGAGTTTCAGTAACTGTTACCTTATCAGTCACCGTCTCAGTGACCTTATCCGTGACGGTTTTAGTAACATGGATCTTTTGCGTGACTGTCTTAGTGATATGAACCTTGTCCGTGACTGTCTTGGTAATATAAATCTTGTCCGTTACGGTGACAGGCTCACCAGGCGCGCTTCAATCGAGTTAGTGATAGGTCTCCAAGAAGACTTTAGTAGCTTACCATGACTGTGTAGTGACAGGGGGCGAAATCGTGGTAGTAGGGGGCAGTGGCGTCTCGCTGGTTGTGCTAGGGGGCTCATAAACCTCGGTGCTCGTGGTTGAAATTTGTGGAGGTTCGTATATAGAACTCGGCGGAGGGTAAGGCACTACAGTGTCAGATACCGTGGTCGAGGACTCAGGGGCCTGGTAAGTTGAACTTGTTGTAGGGTCGGGCACTGGAGCTTGCTCGGTCGTGGTGGTTACAGGCTCAGGAGGCTTGTAAGTAGGGTACGGGACCACTGTAAGTTGACTGGTTGTAGTTGGAACCGGAGCTGGCGGCGGATTGGCAGTATACCCTCCCGTGATGGTTGGAATAGGGGCAGGCTGGTTGCAACTGCATGCAAGGTTATATACCATCTTCGGGCTTGTCTCAGTGGCCACATCCCCTTGCTCAGAGACAGAAGCGCTGGTTTCCTCCAGCTTCTGCTCTTCTTTTTTGTCATCGTCCTCAATTGAAACAGATTGGGTGA
This Fusarium poae strain DAOMC 252244 chromosome 3, whole genome shotgun sequence DNA region includes the following protein-coding sequences:
- a CDS encoding hypothetical protein (MEROPS:MER0018608~BUSCO:12207at5125) gives rise to the protein MSFDDITDQFITYESRLASFQKNSKKRGSAASGRGIKALNWPHKTITPDSLARAGLFFNPTPQNPDNAQCFLCHKGLDGWEANDDPLVEHLTHAPECGWAVVAAIESNVGDFAQQAPDQPYMKEARKATFAGRWPHDTKKGWKCKTKQLVDAGWKYTPTEESDDMATCTYCQLALDGWEPTDKPLDEHYSRSPNCPFFILLQAKKSSKTKAARASKASRLSVQSVATVASEAPSMNESTAAIDDSVMTTSSTATGGKKTKARKATAKGRKTKAKKEASIEDADASLQDEEPSKLSRGRKRDSSAVEDVSMAVSDAPPGKKRAMRAVNESTVVQDEDSDMAEVSAPKKSSKKKTTRKPAAKSSHDVSTASVTEEVAPAGYEATPGTFPDDDEIERQLEADLENQLTEDEELTFDSDSERRQKKEKTSKTSLARTEQQEYSRDYAMLNPEPIEPDEDEIDDDLKALQAEMEVSNTEPDPKHEPQPESDAEPEAGPQELQIPKKGRKADTKKASKQTKPKKTKAALEVDEEDDAETEAQAHEDSVASTDTVVKKSAAARSSTAKRGRGRPSKASLASRASANEIELVEAPTETTTQAAEEPPVKRGRGRPSKVSLASRPSVGADESRLSDAPPKRGRGRPSKKSLEARKSLEAAASQEPTQPFSQPVEDRMQEDVEIYASEEPVRRAASVESAQQSPMPSSPPPSAAHPANPPSTPGRVISPAPSARQAAISPSQSPQASDAENEPPSSRPTSGANPKRVALAPVITTPTRTSPSKLSPSKRNVIAGLRSTAPWTELDLDTVFGTPLKDSDKENGLERYLKQGQTLTSPEKQMTVQEWIYHNASEAEKQLKHECEAIVNRFESEGSRAMHVLEGLVVE
- a CDS encoding hypothetical protein (SECRETED:SignalP(1-15)~TransMembrane:1 (n3-10c15/16o1189-1206i)), whose amino-acid sequence is MRFSLLLNVLGVAAAEIPARNGENFLHRRSETVTIQPTATANNEVPIQDGYVASPPDAQTYGADDEPETSLAQVPQVTQSVSIEDDDKKEEQKLEETSASVSEQGDVATETSPKMVYNLACSCNQPAPIPTITGGYTANPPPAPVPTTTSQLTVVPYPTYKPPEPVTTTTEQAPVPDPTTSSTYQAPESSTTVSDTVVPYPPPSSIYEPPQISTTSTEVYEPPSTTSETPLPPTTTISPPVTTQSCAPGEPVTVTDKIYITKTVTDKVHITKTVTQKIHVTKTVTDKVTETVTDKVTVTETQTAATVTETVTKTVIEGTTVVQTQPPVTVTADGDTITVPGPTITEDGVTVTVSGPTVTEDGDTITVPGPTVTEAGDTVTAPGPTVTRDGYTVTLPPVTVTTDGDTVTVPGPTVTEDGETVTVPGPTITEAGTTITEPGTTVTLPQLTITEAGITVTLPEKTVTESGSIVTEAGTTITLPEVTITRPGSTVTEAGTTITEPGLTVTGTVTIPGTRITVTETGEDETVTIHRTVIQPGEDRTILRTVTLPGQESVVTVSGEERTVTVPGERTVVTVPGDQATVTVESIVTERLPAETVTRTEDGETIVTVVPGPTTVYTTTLVIGQTVQLPPTTVTATPGRITLCPKPTGRSAPLDPKSDLTFGCEPGYVCNPPKPSWCNFWAEPPSEDYLCEPQYCVKAPKLRKPQWRKNETEYYPRASGYFDLNPEAFGLSYDIFEKQVYEKIVSSELKTFTTGNWASQTTLSDWPDATTSVAENYDYAPSSNQRRGLHMLKTRDVTPAICYDDCNGAYRIAQRFGKSDRLCDDGSSFRNSYGLCRQCIGDNTEETKQTERDYVVPQFQQFTEFCDGKDTTSATTAAPGPESQVTETPDVETESQVEATSGGFAAITTSEESEPESSNAAEPQSTDDTPEPTSVQEDKTTDQPEPTSNIPIVTDDPESVSTAADSTQDSEPTLTAVGSSSDALQPTTSVEAAEQSADTTERPEATETETAAEETSTDGSENSAAGESTTLPFTTKKVIVTVTSSLKDSSETDVVSIITETGSRTAQTKGVETDSSKTDSEAATETGDAATETDGSETATETGGSGAAAETTIKATRSDKTAATETETESGAGATEATETDDSGAATATTSGESESESETRSRLETRTSTSTSDETAAPSTVEASASRLTASLATFIALLSMLVILI